From one Scophthalmus maximus strain ysfricsl-2021 chromosome 19, ASM2237912v1, whole genome shotgun sequence genomic stretch:
- the LOC118314628 gene encoding putative uncharacterized protein BRD3OS: MDEDSDPPAVDDPGPEPSGPRGPDPGRPPLADRALSEPFARLRYRDTSLTIWQQQQQQQQTAPPSTYLMRSRSAWYSSYGNQAVLVRDHRGLEDRGDQAGRSRICSVM; the protein is encoded by the coding sequence ATGGACGAGGACAGTGATCCACCTGCGGTAGACGACCCTGGTCCTGAGCCGTCTGGTCCTCGTGGTCCTGATCCAGGTCGCCCCCCCCTGGCAGACCGGGCCCTCTCAGAGCCGTTTGCTCGGCTGCGGTACCGAGACACGTCCCTGACgatctggcagcagcagcagcagcagcagcagacggcgCCGCCCTCCACCTACCTGATGCGCAGCCGCTCGGCCTGGTACAGCAGCTACGGGAACCAGGCGGTGCTGGTCCGGGACCACCGGGGCCTGGAGGACCGGGGGGACCAGGCGGGCCGGTCCAGGATCTGCAGCGTCATGTGA